The Nocardia sp. BMG51109 nucleotide sequence CGGTGCGCCCGGGCTGTTCGTAGCCGGCGGCATGTACGCCGGCTCGCCGGACCAGCTCGCGCGCCTGCGCGGCACGATCGACGACGACGTGCGCGGCGCCGAACTGGAGACGATCCTCGCCACCGTGCAGCGAGCGGGCTACACCCTCGGCGGCGACAAGCTGAAGACCCGCCCCAAGGGCTACCCCGCCGACCACCCGCGCATCGAGTTGCTGCGACACAAGTCGCTGGTGGTCAGCAAGGAGTTCGGCGCACCCGACTGGCTGGAGACACCGCACGCCGCCAAGGAGATCCGCAAGTCGTGGGAGGCCATGCGGCCCATGGTCGAGTGGGTGGGGGCAGTCGTCGGCGGTGAGGGGTAGGCCGCCGTCGGCTCTGGGCCGAAATCCCTCGGAACTGGCTGGGCCACAGTGGATCACGGCAAGAAGCATGCCGGATGACGTAAGAACCGCGCGTACGCCGACAGACCCACCGGATGCACCCCAGATGGCGACCGGTAGCCCCCGGGACGAAGATCGGTTCAGCGACGTTCGGCCAGGACCAGGGCGAAACGACTCTGTGGGTCGGTCCAGACGTGCTCGACTCCGAAGCCCGCGGTGTCCAGTTCGGCGGTGAGGCCCTCGATGCGGAACTTGGCGGAGATCTCCGTGCGCATCTGCTCGCCCTCGTCGAAATGCACGGTGAGGTCGAGGTCGGCGACGGTCGCCGTCAGTTCCCGAGTGGCCTCGAGGCGCATCTCGATCCACTCGTTGTCCGGATCCCACAGCGCCACATGGCGGAAGAGTTCCGGATCGAAGTCGGCGCGCAACCGGGAGTTCAAGACATACAGCACATTCCGGTTGAACTCGGCGGTGACGCCGGCGGCGTCGTCGTAGGCGGGGACCAGCACGGACGGGTCGATCACCAGCCCCCCGCCGAGCAGCAGCTGCTCGCCCGGTTCCAGCACCTCCTGGATTCCTGCGAGGAACTCGGCGCGCTCGGACGGGATCAGGTTGCCGATCGTGCCGCCCAGGAAGGCGACCATGCGGCGGCCGCCGCGCGGCAGGTTCTGCAGGGTGTCGGTGAAATCGGAGACGACCCCGTGCACGGCCAGGCCCGGGAACTCCGCGGCGACCTGCGCAGCGGCGTCCCGTAGCGCCGACACCGAGACATCCTGCGGGACATAGGTTTTCAACGGCCCCTCGGCGCTCAGCGCGTTCAGCAGCAGCCTGGTCTTGGCGGCCGATCCCGCGCCGAGCTCGACCAGCACCTCGGCCTGCGCGATCCGGGCGATCTCGCCGACGACGTCGTCGAGCAGGGCGCGCTCGGTCCGCGTCGGGTAGTACTCCGGCAGTTCGGTGATCGCCTCGAACAGCCGGCTGCCCCGCGCGTCGTAGAACCACTTGGGCGGCAACGTCTTCGGTGTCGAGGTGAGGCCGAGCCGGGCATCCGACCGCAGCCCCGCGGTGAGGTCGTCGTCGGTCAGGTGGATCTCCAGCGTCGGTTCGGTCATGAACGCGCCCTTTCGGATTCGTCGGATACGAGGGAGACGACGGACAGGTGCCCGGGCCGCGCGGTCACCAGTTGCCCGTCCGCGACGGCCTGCCAGCGCGGATCGTCGTCATAGGGTTCGGAGGCCAGCACCGCGACGTCGTCGGTGACCAGCACCGACAGCGAGTGGTACACGGTAGTGGCCCACAGGGTTTCGCCGTCGCCGAGCAAGAGGTTGAGCCGGGCGCGAGGTGCGCGCGCGAGCACGGCGGAACCGAGTCGGCGCAGGGCGACCGCGGGGTCGGTCGGCGACAGACCGGTTTGCCCATCACCGGATCGGCCGGTGGGGCCGGCCGTGTCGAGCAGGCTGCGCAGGATCACCCACAGCGTGGCGGAATCCGTGTGCGCCTCGGCGTCCAGGAGTTCGGCCGTACCGAGTTCGGTGGCGACGGCGGTCAGCACCCGGCGCCAGTCCTGAACTACGCCGTTGTGACTGAAGGCCCAGCGGCCGTCGGTGAACGGCGCGCAGGCCGCGCGCTCGACGGGCATGCCGACGGTCGCGGAACGCACGGCAGCCAGCACCGCCGTCGACCGCAGCTGCGGCAGCACCTCGTCGACGGCCGGATCGGTCCAGATCGGCGCGGGACTGCGATATCGGCTGGCCACCAGCTCGATCGGGGCGCGGCCATCGATCCGGCCCGCCGTGCGGGCTTCGCCGCGGGACACCGGGGACCGCACGTCCGCCGGGACCCGCCCTTCCACTGGGGTCTGCCCCTCCGCCGGCGGCCACACGCCGGCCGGGGCGTCCCGGCCGCCGACGACCGCACGTCTATCGGCGCCTGCCTCTCCGACGGGGGCGGCACGGCCGATCCCTCGGCGGCGTGCAGACCGTTGCCGCCGGGCGCCGATATCACCGCGGGAACCCACCAGGCGGCCCCGAACCCGTCGGCGTTGATCGTGCCGCCGCCCCGCATCTCCCGCGGCGCCCATGCCTGCGAACGCAGGGAATGCTCACCGCGGGTGAGTATTTCGCCGACCCGGACGGGTGGGCCGAGGTAGCCGAGATGCCGGCACATCAGCGCTCGTCCGGCCGCAGATCGCGGGCCAGGCGGAAGCCGACGAAGATCTGGCGGCGGATCGGGTGGTCCCAGTTGCGGAAGGTGCCGCGGCAGGCGACCGGATCGGTGCCGAAGGAGCCGCCGCGCAGCATCTTGTAGTCGCCGCCGAAGAACACCTCCGAATACTCGCGATACGGGAACGCCTCGAATCCCGGATAGGCCTCGAACCCCGACGACGTCCACTCCCACACGTCACCGATCAGCTGATGCACGCCCAGCGGCGACGCGCCCGCGGGATAGGCGCCCACGTCGGCAGGCTCCAGATGCCGCTGGCCGAGATTCGCCGTCTCCTCGGCGGGATCGGCATCGCCCCACGGGTAGCGGCGGCTGCGCCCGGTGGCCGGATCGAACCGGGCCGCCTTCTCCCATTCGGCCTCGGTCGGCAGCCGCTTGCCGGCCCAGGTGGCGAACGCCTCCGCCTCGAACCAGCACACGTGCACCACCGGCTGCTGCGGGCGGATCGGCTCCACTGTCCCGAAAGACCGCCGCCACCAGCGGTTTTCGCTATCGCGCTGCCAGAACTGCGGCGCCGTCAGATCGGCCTCGCGACGATGCGCCCAGCCGCGCTCGGACCACAGCTCCGGCCGCTGATAGCCACCGTCCTCGATGAACCGCTGGTACTGCGCGTTGGTCACCGGGGCGGCATCGATGGCGAATCCGGGAACGTGCACCCGGTGCGCGGGGCGCTCGTTGTCCAGCGCCCAGGGATCCTCCGAGGTGCCCATCGTGAATTCGCCCGCGGGAACGACGATCTCGTCGGCCACCGCCGACCGCGCGGGCGGCGTGGGGGTCGCCGCCAGCACCGGCTCGCCCGCCCGCAGCTGGTGGGTGGCGAGCATCGTCTCGTCGTGCTGCTGCTCGTGCTGGGCGATCATGCCGAACGCGAATCCGCCGTCGACCAGCCGCGCGCCCCGCAACGCGCTGCTCGACAACACATCCCACACCTTCAGCCGCACGGTGCCGACGTACCCGCGGGCCTCGTCGGGATTCAGCAGCGGCAGCGCGGGCCGGTCGGCCCGCGGATGCCGGAAGGCGTCGTAGAGATGGTCGATATCGGCGCGCACCGGCTCGCGGCCACCGACATCGCGGACCAGCCACAGCTCCTCCTGGTTGCCGATATGCGCCAGGTCCCATACCAGCGGGCTCATCAGCGGCGAATGCTGCGCCACCAGCTCCGGCTCGTCGACGCAGCCGGTCAGCGCCGCGGTCCGGGCCCGTGCCCGCATCAGAATCTCGGCGATCTGCTCGCGCAGCCGCTCGGTGTCGGCGCGATCGGTCCCGGTGAGTTGAACAGTCATGAGAGAGCTCCGAATTCGTCGGGCGGCATCATTGTCCGGCCGCCGGGCCGTCGCCGTCGGCGGTCCGGCCGGTGGGCGTGCGGCCGCTGCGACATCGCTGCGCGGCCTCGTGCAGTTCGGCGGCGGCCTCGGGGGTGACCGCGTGCGCGGCGGCCAGCCTCAGCAGATCGACCGCGACGGAACGGATCTGTGGATCGGCCAGGCCGCAGCGGGCCGCCTCCAGCCACTGATCGGCGACCGGGGCGGCCACCTCGGTCGCCTCGGCGACGACCGCCGGTGCCGACATCAGCGCCTCCAGCGCGTGTATCGGCACGCTCCATGTCTTCTCCGGCTGCGCGTCCAGGTAGCGCACCTCCAGATGTCCCGCAGCACGCACCGGCGGGAACATCGTGCTCAGGTGATAATCCAGATCCGCCGTTTCCGGACGGCGCCCGATCTCGTCGTCCAGGGCGCCGCACAGCCAGTCGGCGAAGGTTGCGCCGGGCGGGGCGGCCCAGTCGCCGGGTCCGTCGGTCCGCACGCACAGCAGCGGAACGTCCAGAACCCAGCGGCTGTATTCGGCCACCGGATCCGACCACTGCCGCACCGACGGGCGGGTGCGCGAATGATCGAGCCGCAGCCAGGCCCGCATCCGCTGCGAGGCCCACGCACCGGCCGGGGCGCCGTGCAGATCCGGGGAGCAGGCGAAGGCGGCCACCAGGGCGGGCCCCATGCTGTACAGCGCAGTCCAGCGGGCCGACACCTCGGCCCGGTCGGCACCCGCGTCGAGGCTCACCTGCGTGGCGGCGGTATTGCACATCATCAGCCTGCCGAACGGGCCGATCCCGTCGAAACAGCGCTCCATCGCCTGATAGCGCGGCAGTTGCAGCACGCGGGCCGGGGAGCGGGCGGCGTCGGCGGCGGCGGAGACGAGCCGAATGGACCGGGTGAGCAGCAGCTTCTCCAGCAGATGCTTATCCGCGCGAAGGCGCTCACAGAGTTCGGCCGCGGCCCCGAACGGGGCGCTGGACAATTCGATCTGACCACCGGGTTCGAGGGTGACCCGGCTGCCCCCGGGCAGCGGCAGGGCCGGCGATTCGGGGGCGACGGACCGTGGCGCATAGGGTCCGAGAGCGTCCACGAGCGGCGGTAGCTCGGGACGCGCGCCCGGCGCCGACGACCCACCCTGCCCGGTGAGCCACTCGAGTTCGGCGCCGATCAGCGCCGGGGGGCCTTGTTTGAAGCAGACGCCGCCGACATACGCCTCGGCGGCGGCCCGGGAAGATAACTCGGCGCCCGCACCGATCGGGGCCCGTACCGCTGTCATTGCCATACCAACCCTCCGCTCTGCGACGGCCGAACATTCGGCCCGCCGCAGCCGTGCCGCCGATAGCCGTGCGACGGAGGGGCAAGCGCCACCTTCCGCCGACTCGCCCCAGAGTAGCCGGGGACACCGACAAGAAATCTGAAAAAATGATGACGACCGCCCGACAACCGTCCTCTACCAGGATGAACCCGATACCGGTCCGGGACGGTCGTCCCGGTTCCGGGACGGCGGAGCACCCGTCATCCGGTCACGGGATTCCCGTGGTCTTCTATCGTCGGTGAGGTGCTGGATCAGATTCGCCTCCGTGCCGACATCGCCGCCTACGCCGACACCTCCCGTCCCTCGCCGGTGTTCCTCGACAGCGCCGGTTCGTCGCTGCCGCCCCGCATCGTGCTGGACACGATGGCCGGCCACCTCCGCCGGGAGGCCGAGGTCGGCGGCTACCGGGCGGCCGGCGAACGGCTCGACGACCTGGCGGCGGTGAAATCCGCGATCGGCGCCCTGATCAACGCCGATCCGGCGGGAATCGCCCTGAGCGACAGCGCAAGCCGGTCCTGGGCCGACTTCTTCTACGCCGTCCCGCTGTCCCCCGGCGACCGGATCCTGCTGTCGGGTGCGGACTACGCCAGCAACGCCGTCGCGGCCCTGCAGCGCGCCCGGGCCACCGGTGCCACGGTCGAGCCGATCCCCAGCGACCCGACCGGGCAGATCGATCTCGACGCCCTGGCCGACCTGGTCGACGAGCGGGTGCGGCTGGTGTCGCTGCTGCACGCGCCCACCAACGGCGGCCTGGTCAATCCCG carries:
- the egtB gene encoding ergothioneine biosynthesis protein EgtB is translated as MRARARTAALTGCVDEPELVAQHSPLMSPLVWDLAHIGNQEELWLVRDVGGREPVRADIDHLYDAFRHPRADRPALPLLNPDEARGYVGTVRLKVWDVLSSSALRGARLVDGGFAFGMIAQHEQQHDETMLATHQLRAGEPVLAATPTPPARSAVADEIVVPAGEFTMGTSEDPWALDNERPAHRVHVPGFAIDAAPVTNAQYQRFIEDGGYQRPELWSERGWAHRREADLTAPQFWQRDSENRWWRRSFGTVEPIRPQQPVVHVCWFEAEAFATWAGKRLPTEAEWEKAARFDPATGRSRRYPWGDADPAEETANLGQRHLEPADVGAYPAGASPLGVHQLIGDVWEWTSSGFEAYPGFEAFPYREYSEVFFGGDYKMLRGGSFGTDPVACRGTFRNWDHPIRRQIFVGFRLARDLRPDER
- a CDS encoding class II glutamine amidotransferase; this encodes MDGRAPIELVASRYRSPAPIWTDPAVDEVLPQLRSTAVLAAVRSATVGMPVERAACAPFTDGRWAFSHNGVVQDWRRVLTAVATELGTAELLDAEAHTDSATLWVILRSLLDTAGPTGRSGDGQTGLSPTDPAVALRRLGSAVLARAPRARLNLLLGDGETLWATTVYHSLSVLVTDDVAVLASEPYDDDPRWQAVADGQLVTARPGHLSVVSLVSDESERARS
- the egtD gene encoding L-histidine N(alpha)-methyltransferase — protein: MTEPTLEIHLTDDDLTAGLRSDARLGLTSTPKTLPPKWFYDARGSRLFEAITELPEYYPTRTERALLDDVVGEIARIAQAEVLVELGAGSAAKTRLLLNALSAEGPLKTYVPQDVSVSALRDAAAQVAAEFPGLAVHGVVSDFTDTLQNLPRGGRRMVAFLGGTIGNLIPSERAEFLAGIQEVLEPGEQLLLGGGLVIDPSVLVPAYDDAAGVTAEFNRNVLYVLNSRLRADFDPELFRHVALWDPDNEWIEMRLEATRELTATVADLDLTVHFDEGEQMRTEISAKFRIEGLTAELDTAGFGVEHVWTDPQSRFALVLAERR
- a CDS encoding DUF2461 domain-containing protein — encoded protein: MSEFAGFPFAGLDFYEDLEADNSKAFWTANKHVYERAVREPMAALVAELEADFGPAKIFRPHRDVRFSKNKVPYKNHQGAIVHTAQGSGWYVQIGAPGLFVAGGMYAGSPDQLARLRGTIDDDVRGAELETILATVQRAGYTLGGDKLKTRPKGYPADHPRIELLRHKSLVVSKEFGAPDWLETPHAAKEIRKSWEAMRPMVEWVGAVVGGEG
- the egtA gene encoding ergothioneine biosynthesis glutamate--cysteine ligase EgtA, producing MAMTAVRAPIGAGAELSSRAAAEAYVGGVCFKQGPPALIGAELEWLTGQGGSSAPGARPELPPLVDALGPYAPRSVAPESPALPLPGGSRVTLEPGGQIELSSAPFGAAAELCERLRADKHLLEKLLLTRSIRLVSAAADAARSPARVLQLPRYQAMERCFDGIGPFGRLMMCNTAATQVSLDAGADRAEVSARWTALYSMGPALVAAFACSPDLHGAPAGAWASQRMRAWLRLDHSRTRPSVRQWSDPVAEYSRWVLDVPLLCVRTDGPGDWAAPPGATFADWLCGALDDEIGRRPETADLDYHLSTMFPPVRAAGHLEVRYLDAQPEKTWSVPIHALEALMSAPAVVAEATEVAAPVADQWLEAARCGLADPQIRSVAVDLLRLAAAHAVTPEAAAELHEAAQRCRSGRTPTGRTADGDGPAAGQ